From a single Planctellipticum variicoloris genomic region:
- a CDS encoding serine/threonine-protein kinase, translating into MIPQPPVCSAELLDRCLHDALTPAEEQQLEQHLSICATCRDELERLAAPPQNWSTAGAWLRELPSQSPPHSAASVPPVIADPQVFQASDFIVDVLLPAQTEGAIGRLDDLEIQEVIGHGAMGVVLKGWQPELQRLVAVKVLRPDLCGSGAARKRFIREARAAAAVVHPHVMPIHAVRAEGRLPYLVMPYLACESLQHQLDRDGPFELVDVLRIGVQAAQALDAAHAQGLVHRDVKPANILVEKAGQRVLLADFGLARAVDDASVTQSGQVAGTPQYMSPEQARGDRIDHRSDLFSLGSVLYALWTGRPPFRAETAFGVLRRLCEHSPRPMDDIRPETPDWFASVVERLHEKSPSFRLQSAAEAADLLEQCLRHVQQPSDYALPAELLDDVNDEATSLRSLWPVFLVSGGVFMVSMTALAVGLLMSGLLGAPQPQPDVAAKAEAAPNESDRGPRLVAEADEAANEAKDEIDAKYGSAEEAMRVGNAYYSLKEYAKTREPFEAALKLAPDDEYRVKVYRALLAAYRQDSNWLPCAAALEFIIARSKQAAERSLARTELMGFLRARGKTNDATKRYEERLKLSPNDEATIYILIEVYSRLKDDPRRAAVLLEQWSELKKKSGEEMKVSEAAQLAGEYVKQKKFKQAAELYEATAPRDTSLAAWHLKEAATAWLKAGDKERALASAKASEAADPEQRGELLEHFWHRGLADVFFDCGDFVLAIPQYEQAIAKTNIEAYRKDCEMRLAEAKAKVGK; encoded by the coding sequence GTGATTCCCCAGCCCCCTGTCTGTTCCGCCGAACTGCTCGACCGGTGTCTGCATGACGCGCTGACGCCCGCGGAAGAGCAGCAACTGGAGCAGCATCTTTCCATCTGCGCGACCTGCCGCGACGAACTGGAACGGCTGGCCGCCCCGCCGCAGAACTGGTCGACGGCGGGAGCATGGCTGCGCGAGCTGCCATCACAAAGCCCGCCCCATTCTGCAGCCAGCGTGCCGCCCGTCATCGCCGACCCGCAGGTATTCCAGGCCAGTGATTTCATCGTCGATGTGCTGCTGCCGGCTCAGACTGAGGGGGCGATCGGTCGGTTGGATGATCTCGAAATTCAGGAAGTGATCGGTCATGGAGCGATGGGAGTCGTTCTGAAGGGGTGGCAGCCTGAATTGCAGCGACTGGTGGCCGTGAAGGTGCTGCGGCCCGATTTGTGCGGCAGCGGGGCCGCACGGAAGCGATTCATCCGCGAAGCCCGCGCGGCGGCGGCCGTGGTCCATCCGCATGTGATGCCGATCCATGCCGTGCGTGCCGAAGGCCGGTTGCCCTATCTGGTAATGCCTTATCTGGCGTGCGAATCTCTGCAGCACCAGCTCGATCGCGACGGCCCCTTCGAACTGGTTGATGTGCTGCGAATTGGAGTTCAGGCGGCTCAGGCGCTCGACGCGGCTCACGCTCAGGGGCTGGTCCATCGCGATGTCAAACCGGCCAATATTCTCGTCGAAAAGGCGGGGCAACGCGTGCTGCTCGCCGACTTCGGCCTGGCGCGCGCTGTTGACGATGCCTCCGTCACTCAGTCCGGTCAGGTGGCCGGTACGCCGCAGTACATGTCGCCCGAGCAGGCCCGCGGCGACCGGATTGATCATCGTAGCGACCTGTTCAGCCTCGGCAGCGTGCTCTACGCCCTCTGGACAGGCCGGCCGCCGTTTCGGGCAGAGACCGCGTTCGGCGTTTTGCGTCGCCTGTGCGAACATTCTCCGCGGCCGATGGACGACATTCGCCCGGAGACGCCCGACTGGTTCGCCAGCGTGGTCGAGCGGCTGCATGAAAAGTCGCCGAGCTTCCGTCTGCAAAGCGCCGCCGAAGCCGCCGATCTCCTGGAGCAATGTCTGCGGCACGTGCAGCAACCATCGGATTACGCGCTGCCCGCGGAACTGCTCGACGACGTCAATGACGAAGCAACATCGCTTCGCTCGCTCTGGCCCGTGTTTCTGGTTTCTGGAGGTGTATTCATGGTCTCAATGACAGCATTGGCGGTTGGCTTGCTGATGAGCGGCCTCCTGGGCGCTCCCCAGCCTCAGCCGGATGTGGCGGCCAAAGCGGAGGCAGCTCCGAACGAATCGGACCGCGGACCGCGGCTGGTGGCTGAAGCCGATGAAGCGGCTAACGAAGCTAAGGACGAAATTGATGCGAAGTACGGATCAGCAGAAGAAGCCATGCGGGTCGGCAACGCCTACTACTCGTTGAAAGAGTACGCAAAGACGCGAGAACCATTCGAAGCGGCCTTGAAGCTCGCCCCCGACGACGAGTATCGGGTCAAGGTTTACCGGGCGCTCCTGGCCGCCTACCGCCAGGACTCCAACTGGCTCCCCTGTGCCGCGGCGCTGGAGTTCATCATCGCCCGCTCGAAGCAGGCCGCCGAGCGTTCGCTGGCCCGCACGGAGCTGATGGGCTTCCTCCGCGCCCGCGGCAAGACGAACGACGCGACGAAGCGCTATGAGGAACGACTGAAGCTGTCGCCCAATGACGAGGCGACGATCTACATCCTGATCGAAGTCTACTCGCGACTCAAAGACGACCCCCGTCGAGCGGCGGTCCTCCTCGAACAATGGAGTGAATTGAAGAAGAAATCCGGGGAGGAAATGAAAGTCTCGGAAGCCGCGCAACTGGCCGGAGAATACGTCAAGCAGAAGAAGTTCAAGCAGGCGGCTGAACTCTACGAAGCCACGGCGCCGCGTGACACCAGTCTCGCGGCCTGGCACTTGAAAGAAGCTGCGACGGCCTGGCTGAAAGCCGGCGACAAGGAGCGAGCCCTGGCATCCGCCAAGGCTTCCGAAGCGGCCGACCCGGAACAGCGGGGCGAACTGCTGGAGCACTTCTGGCACCGGGGCCTGGCCGATGTCTTCTTCGACTGTGGCGACTTCGTCCTCGCCATTCCGCAATACGAGCAGGCGATTGCGAAGACGAACATTGAGGCATATCGCAAGGACTGCGAAATGCGACTGGCGGAGGCGAAGGCCAAGGTCGGTAAGTAG
- a CDS encoding DUF1501 domain-containing protein encodes MDAGDERLRSTSATALPTGLELSTPALTLRRRSFLQVGALGLAGLGVGGWSLDQLLRTEACAAALDPAVVRGKSVVFLFLHGGPSQIETFDPKGDAPVEIRSATGEVSTRLPGITFGGTLPKLAGLADRLTVVRSFVAGNGNHDIKPIVGPATGQANLGSIYARLAGGNNPNSGMPTNVALFPRAVDPDAGPEQNNFGRFDATGLLGSAVAPFVPGGNGELQKAMKLALPRERFDDRRSLMTALDGARRSFESNDAQSALDAYQRQAFETILGGVSEAFDLQREDPRLIARYDTAPLVRPDQIDKKWTNYKHYVDHNRTLGKLMLMARRLCEAGTRFVTVTTNFVWDNHADQNNAGAVEGMRYCSVALDHAVSAFLEDVNDRGLSDKILLVVVGEMGRTPRINARGGRDHWGGLAPLLLAGGGLPMGRVVGQSTRDGGGPLSEPITIPHLVSTIFHTLFDIPRLRLRANIPAEAARVIFASDPIPGL; translated from the coding sequence ATGGACGCTGGCGACGAACGCCTGAGATCCACGAGTGCCACTGCATTGCCGACGGGGCTGGAGCTCTCCACGCCCGCCCTGACGCTGCGCCGCCGGTCGTTCCTGCAGGTCGGTGCGCTCGGTCTGGCCGGACTGGGAGTCGGCGGATGGTCGCTCGATCAACTTCTCCGCACCGAAGCTTGTGCGGCGGCGCTCGACCCGGCGGTCGTCCGAGGCAAGTCGGTCGTTTTCCTGTTCCTGCATGGCGGCCCGAGCCAGATTGAAACCTTCGATCCCAAAGGGGACGCGCCGGTCGAGATCCGCAGTGCGACGGGCGAAGTCTCCACCCGACTGCCCGGCATCACCTTCGGAGGCACGCTTCCCAAACTGGCCGGTCTCGCCGACCGGTTGACCGTCGTCCGCTCGTTTGTCGCCGGGAACGGCAATCACGACATCAAGCCGATCGTCGGTCCCGCCACTGGGCAGGCGAACCTGGGATCGATCTACGCCCGCCTCGCGGGTGGGAATAATCCCAACAGCGGCATGCCGACGAACGTCGCCCTCTTTCCGCGCGCCGTCGATCCCGACGCCGGGCCGGAACAGAACAACTTCGGCCGGTTCGACGCGACCGGGCTGCTCGGATCGGCGGTAGCGCCGTTCGTTCCCGGCGGCAACGGCGAGCTGCAGAAGGCGATGAAGCTGGCGCTGCCGCGCGAGCGGTTCGACGATCGCCGATCGCTCATGACGGCGCTCGACGGCGCCCGGCGCAGTTTCGAATCCAACGATGCTCAGTCGGCTCTCGATGCCTATCAGCGGCAGGCGTTTGAAACGATTCTCGGGGGAGTTTCCGAGGCCTTCGACCTGCAGCGGGAAGATCCGCGATTGATCGCCCGTTACGACACCGCGCCGCTGGTCCGCCCGGATCAGATCGACAAGAAATGGACGAATTACAAACACTACGTCGACCACAACCGGACGCTCGGCAAGCTGATGCTGATGGCCCGCCGGCTGTGCGAAGCCGGCACGCGGTTCGTCACCGTCACGACGAACTTCGTCTGGGACAATCACGCCGATCAGAACAACGCGGGTGCGGTCGAAGGGATGCGATATTGCAGCGTAGCGCTGGATCATGCGGTCTCGGCGTTTCTGGAAGACGTCAACGATCGCGGATTGAGCGACAAGATTCTGCTGGTCGTCGTCGGCGAAATGGGCCGAACGCCCCGCATCAACGCGCGCGGCGGAAGGGATCACTGGGGCGGCCTGGCCCCGCTGCTGCTGGCGGGCGGAGGGCTGCCGATGGGCCGGGTCGTCGGCCAGTCGACCCGCGACGGGGGCGGCCCGCTCAGCGAACCGATCACAATTCCGCACCTGGTCTCGACCATCTTTCACACGTTATTCGACATTCCCCGGCTGCGGCTGCGGGCCAATATCCCGGCCGAAGCGGCCCGCGTAATTTTTGCCTCCGATCCGATTCCGGGACTCTGA
- a CDS encoding TolC family protein, whose product MTIRGLHWLGRRGPAFKFRFGAVAEAFGRAFVLAAVLASSGLTQAQTAAIPPSPMAERTEDLLVGTGLSLADLIGIAESSSPNLRQATADIEMARGRTDQAGRYPNPILMSGTQQMNAGQSQYVATISQEIVTKHKLDLQQCAAEREIFQAELQFLRVRFNLLTTVRQSYYATLAAQKRVDVLSRLVEIARKSQAAAQKLQDAGEGTKGDTLLLSIELEKAEVALENAETALLAWRRQLSAVIGQRGLRIDGVSGLLTVSLDEFATQIAVDDYVPYNAEVQIAEQEISRTRFLARRADVEPFPNVSVQSGYMYQVEPLHNYGILQISVPLPLWNKNQGNRYAAQAAVGRAMETVQQVQNDIARQMADATGRFRQADQQVHRFEDRILPQARESVSVSQQGFQQGQFDFLRLLQSQRALVESSLGYLTALENRWMAASELAGIAQVEVFP is encoded by the coding sequence ATGACAATTCGCGGTCTGCATTGGCTCGGGCGTCGCGGCCCGGCATTCAAGTTCCGGTTCGGGGCTGTCGCGGAGGCGTTTGGTCGAGCCTTTGTGCTTGCCGCAGTTCTGGCGTCCTCCGGATTGACCCAGGCGCAAACCGCGGCGATACCTCCCAGCCCGATGGCGGAGCGGACCGAGGATCTCCTGGTCGGCACGGGCCTGTCTCTCGCGGACCTGATCGGAATCGCCGAGTCCTCCAGCCCCAATCTCCGGCAGGCGACGGCAGACATTGAGATGGCTCGCGGACGGACCGATCAGGCGGGCCGCTATCCGAATCCCATTCTCATGTCCGGTACGCAGCAGATGAACGCCGGCCAGTCGCAATATGTGGCGACGATCAGCCAGGAAATCGTCACCAAGCACAAACTGGATCTTCAGCAATGCGCGGCGGAACGCGAGATCTTCCAGGCGGAACTGCAGTTCTTGCGGGTCCGGTTCAACCTGTTGACGACGGTCCGGCAGTCTTACTACGCAACACTGGCCGCCCAGAAGCGGGTCGACGTCCTCAGCCGTCTCGTCGAGATCGCCCGCAAGTCTCAAGCCGCCGCCCAGAAACTGCAGGACGCCGGCGAAGGAACCAAAGGCGATACGCTGCTGTTGAGCATCGAGCTGGAGAAGGCGGAAGTCGCCCTCGAAAATGCGGAGACGGCGCTCCTGGCCTGGCGGCGCCAGCTCTCCGCGGTGATCGGCCAGCGCGGGTTGCGAATCGACGGAGTCTCCGGGCTGCTGACGGTCTCGCTCGACGAGTTCGCCACGCAGATCGCCGTTGACGACTACGTCCCCTACAACGCCGAAGTGCAGATCGCCGAGCAGGAAATCAGTCGCACGCGATTCCTGGCCCGCCGGGCCGATGTCGAACCGTTTCCCAACGTGTCCGTTCAGTCGGGATACATGTACCAGGTGGAACCGCTCCACAACTACGGCATCCTGCAGATCTCCGTTCCGCTGCCCCTTTGGAACAAGAACCAGGGAAATCGATACGCCGCCCAGGCGGCCGTCGGCCGGGCGATGGAAACTGTCCAGCAGGTCCAGAACGACATCGCCCGACAGATGGCCGACGCCACCGGTCGCTTTCGGCAGGCCGACCAGCAGGTTCATCGCTTCGAAGATCGGATCCTGCCGCAGGCCCGCGAGAGCGTCAGCGTCTCCCAGCAGGGATTCCAGCAGGGCCAGTTCGACTTTCTCCGGCTGCTGCAGTCGCAGCGGGCGCTGGTCGAATCGAGCCTGGGATATCTGACGGCTTTGGAGAATCGCTGGATGGCCGCCTCGGAACTGGCGGGAATCGCCCAGGTAGAAGTCTTTCCGTGA
- the rph gene encoding ribonuclease PH: MRHDGRQADELRRIRVQRHFTGAAPGSVLIQAGRTTVLCTASVENALPPWKKVADPALATGWLTAEYSMLPGSTAPRKRREREKLDGRSSEIQRLIGRSLRAAVDFKALGARTITVDCDVLEADGGTRTLSITGGFIALCDAVATLRGELPPEQKVLCSSIAAVSVGVCAGEAVLDLDYIEDSQAEVDLNVVMTGTGEFIEVQGTAEGRPFSREKLQQQLDLAEIGIARLTRLQQDVLGAEWPFEIGAL; the protein is encoded by the coding sequence ATGCGACACGACGGACGACAGGCTGATGAATTACGCCGAATTCGCGTACAGCGGCACTTTACGGGAGCGGCTCCGGGGAGTGTGCTGATTCAGGCGGGGCGGACAACCGTGCTTTGCACCGCCAGCGTCGAAAACGCACTGCCTCCCTGGAAAAAAGTCGCCGATCCGGCGCTGGCGACCGGCTGGCTGACGGCTGAGTATTCGATGCTGCCGGGCAGCACGGCGCCGCGGAAACGCCGGGAGCGGGAAAAGCTCGACGGGCGATCGAGCGAGATTCAGCGGCTGATTGGACGGAGCCTGCGGGCGGCCGTCGATTTCAAGGCTCTCGGAGCCCGGACCATCACGGTCGATTGCGACGTTCTCGAAGCCGATGGCGGCACTCGGACGCTGAGCATCACAGGCGGCTTTATTGCCCTGTGCGACGCCGTGGCGACGCTCCGTGGCGAACTTCCGCCCGAACAGAAAGTCCTCTGTTCCAGCATCGCCGCGGTGAGCGTCGGCGTGTGTGCGGGCGAAGCCGTGCTGGACCTCGATTACATCGAAGATTCGCAGGCCGAAGTCGACCTGAACGTGGTCATGACCGGGACTGGAGAATTTATCGAAGTCCAGGGGACCGCCGAGGGCCGGCCGTTCTCGCGGGAGAAACTGCAGCAGCAGCTCGATCTCGCAGAGATCGGGATCGCGCGCCTGACGCGGCTGCAACAGGACGTGCTGGGAGCGGAGTGGCCGTTTGAAATCGGCGCTCTTTAG
- a CDS encoding WD40 repeat domain-containing protein, with protein MLSHLRLSRRHPVSVTTVAISADGSRYLWGGGDLSTTGVITVYDTATDKVLQSLKGHKKPLIRARFLKDDSIVSCSFDSHVCWWTADGDLAASNSVRLDYRADGFALASKGPVAIVGDYRGNISGWNLKDPAKSFAFKANAAGPQIWAVALDPAGKQLLTGGAEGKLRLWDLARQRLKWELDFGVGRHIQGLDWSADGKHFAAAIAPDGLAPKEARSRVVVFKGSTCEEAHSLLMQGHQPLCCAFSPDGRLIAVGGGGTDRGGNETKKNCVIHLWDVASGEPLEDLAGHTGQVRDLAFSPDSRWLLSGGWDQTVRAWSLSDEE; from the coding sequence ATGCTTTCGCACTTGCGTCTGTCACGCCGGCATCCCGTTTCCGTCACGACTGTGGCAATTTCTGCGGATGGCAGTCGCTATCTCTGGGGGGGCGGCGATCTTTCCACGACCGGCGTCATCACCGTTTACGACACGGCCACCGACAAAGTGCTGCAATCGCTGAAGGGACATAAGAAGCCGCTGATTCGCGCCCGTTTTCTCAAGGACGACTCGATCGTCTCCTGCAGTTTCGATTCGCACGTCTGCTGGTGGACGGCGGACGGTGACCTGGCGGCCTCGAACTCGGTCCGTCTCGACTACCGCGCCGATGGCTTTGCTCTCGCGAGCAAGGGGCCGGTGGCGATTGTCGGCGACTACCGCGGCAACATTTCGGGCTGGAATCTGAAAGATCCCGCGAAGTCGTTCGCGTTCAAAGCAAACGCAGCCGGCCCGCAGATCTGGGCCGTGGCGCTGGATCCCGCCGGGAAGCAACTGCTCACCGGCGGCGCGGAGGGAAAGCTTCGGCTCTGGGACCTCGCCAGGCAGCGCTTGAAGTGGGAGCTGGACTTCGGCGTGGGGCGCCATATTCAGGGGCTCGACTGGAGCGCGGACGGCAAGCACTTTGCCGCTGCGATCGCACCGGATGGCCTGGCGCCGAAGGAGGCCCGAAGCCGGGTCGTCGTCTTCAAGGGCTCCACGTGCGAGGAGGCCCACTCGCTTTTGATGCAGGGCCATCAGCCCCTGTGCTGCGCGTTCAGCCCCGATGGGAGACTCATTGCCGTGGGGGGCGGCGGCACGGATCGGGGAGGGAATGAAACCAAGAAGAATTGCGTCATTCACCTGTGGGACGTTGCATCGGGAGAGCCACTGGAGGATCTGGCCGGCCATACGGGGCAGGTCCGCGATCTGGCGTTCTCACCCGATTCCCGCTGGCTGCTGTCGGGCGGCTGGGATCAGACAGTTCGAGCGTGGTCGCTGAGCGATGAGGAGTGA
- a CDS encoding Gfo/Idh/MocA family protein: protein MSSLNRRVFLGAATAAALSASRLQAAPSESFRVALIGCGGMGNNHLGLLAQRSDLKVAWLCDVDSQRLAESAKKVEAAGKPAPQLTGDLRKVLDDRTLDAVWIATPDHWHTPAALLAMAAGKHVYVEKPCSHNVREGRLLVEGARKHSRIVQVGTQSRSTAAVREAIDLVQGGAVGDVLSVKAWNSQRRGNIGHKQPSAPPSNLDFDTWLGPAPERPYQANLLHGIWRFWYDYGAGDIGNDGVHEIDIARWGLGVTAAPSRVVGLGAKYYFDDDQEFPDTQNCIFEWPGDGAIGHRRQLVFEQRDWSPYVQEGHENGVAFYGTKGYVIVGKGKGWAHYAERNKLVAERPSSPDLAAHHQNFLDSIRGTAKPNASAEIGHQSAVLVHLGNIACRTGRSLNVNPDAEQIVGDPESAKMLTRAYRPGHWGTPAV from the coding sequence ATGTCCAGCCTCAATCGACGAGTCTTTCTGGGAGCGGCGACGGCCGCCGCGCTGTCGGCGAGCCGCCTGCAGGCCGCCCCGTCCGAGTCGTTTCGCGTCGCGCTCATCGGCTGCGGCGGGATGGGGAACAACCATCTGGGCCTGCTGGCGCAGCGCTCGGATCTGAAAGTTGCGTGGCTGTGCGACGTCGACTCACAACGCCTGGCGGAGTCGGCGAAAAAGGTGGAGGCCGCCGGCAAACCGGCCCCCCAATTGACGGGAGATCTCCGGAAGGTCCTGGATGACAGGACGCTGGATGCCGTCTGGATCGCCACGCCCGATCATTGGCACACTCCCGCAGCGTTGCTGGCTATGGCGGCCGGAAAACATGTCTACGTCGAGAAACCGTGCTCGCACAACGTGCGCGAGGGGCGGCTGCTGGTCGAGGGCGCCCGCAAGCATAGTCGCATCGTGCAGGTCGGCACGCAGAGCCGGAGCACGGCGGCCGTCCGCGAAGCGATTGATCTGGTCCAGGGGGGAGCGGTCGGCGACGTCCTGTCGGTCAAGGCCTGGAACAGCCAGCGACGCGGGAATATCGGGCACAAGCAACCCTCCGCGCCTCCCTCCAACCTCGACTTCGACACATGGCTCGGACCGGCTCCGGAGCGTCCCTATCAGGCGAACCTACTACACGGCATCTGGCGGTTCTGGTACGACTACGGCGCGGGAGATATCGGCAACGACGGCGTGCATGAGATCGATATTGCCCGCTGGGGACTCGGCGTCACGGCAGCGCCAAGCCGGGTGGTGGGACTGGGGGCCAAATACTACTTTGACGACGACCAGGAGTTCCCGGACACGCAGAACTGCATCTTCGAATGGCCCGGCGACGGCGCGATCGGTCATCGGCGGCAGCTCGTCTTCGAACAGCGCGACTGGTCTCCGTACGTGCAGGAAGGCCACGAAAACGGCGTCGCGTTCTACGGCACGAAGGGCTATGTCATTGTCGGGAAAGGGAAGGGCTGGGCGCACTATGCCGAGCGGAACAAACTCGTCGCCGAGCGTCCATCATCCCCCGATCTGGCGGCCCATCACCAGAACTTCCTCGACAGCATCCGCGGAACGGCGAAGCCGAATGCCTCAGCGGAAATCGGCCACCAGTCGGCCGTGCTGGTCCATCTGGGAAATATCGCCTGCCGGACGGGACGTTCGTTGAACGTCAATCCGGACGCCGAGCAGATCGTCGGCGATCCGGAATCCGCAAAGATGCTGACTCGCGCGTATCGTCCCGGTCACTGGGGAACGCCCGCGGTCTGA
- a CDS encoding RNA polymerase sigma factor, whose product MQVPETRLNLVVRLRDPADGEAWTQFLAEYEPFLLNLFRRRGLQEADVRDVAQQVLMSVAGRVSEWQPDGLPASFRRWLTTIARNAAVKFLARKTRRPQVDLGAVGRVPAAGDQASAELEYRQQALAWALEQIRDEFRPSSWAAFRETAMQARPVEDVCAELGLSAGAVYMARSRVMARLREKSKEFDPDDATV is encoded by the coding sequence ATGCAGGTTCCCGAGACTCGACTGAACCTCGTCGTTCGCCTGCGGGATCCGGCCGACGGAGAGGCATGGACGCAGTTTCTGGCCGAGTATGAGCCGTTTCTGTTGAATTTGTTCCGTCGGCGCGGGCTGCAGGAGGCCGACGTCCGCGACGTGGCCCAGCAGGTGCTGATGTCGGTGGCCGGGCGCGTCTCCGAATGGCAGCCGGACGGGCTTCCGGCGTCGTTTCGACGCTGGCTGACGACGATTGCCCGCAACGCCGCGGTGAAGTTCCTCGCGAGAAAAACCCGTCGCCCGCAGGTGGATCTCGGCGCCGTGGGGCGCGTCCCCGCGGCGGGGGATCAGGCGTCGGCCGAGCTGGAGTATCGCCAGCAGGCGCTGGCATGGGCGCTGGAGCAGATTCGCGACGAATTCCGGCCATCGTCCTGGGCGGCATTCCGGGAAACGGCGATGCAGGCTCGCCCCGTTGAAGACGTCTGCGCGGAGCTGGGGCTCAGTGCTGGCGCCGTCTACATGGCGCGCAGTCGAGTGATGGCCCGGCTGCGCGAGAAATCCAAAGAGTTCGACCCGGACGACGCGACCGTCTGA
- a CDS encoding DUF7668 domain-containing protein: MEPVVRSLANLLVQGDYPGAVRYCAKSWLTAADLDEIIRDFGRRLVAPPNVGWKLDAVSVGETERPAWSINAPLWTLEDGESDLTLSLTMVRKDDRWEIELDDLHVL, encoded by the coding sequence TTGGAACCGGTCGTCCGTTCCCTCGCGAATCTGCTGGTCCAAGGAGACTATCCCGGCGCTGTCCGGTACTGCGCAAAATCCTGGCTGACGGCCGCCGACCTCGACGAGATCATCCGGGATTTCGGCCGCAGGCTCGTCGCACCGCCGAATGTCGGCTGGAAGCTCGACGCTGTTTCTGTGGGCGAAACGGAACGGCCCGCGTGGTCGATCAACGCTCCACTCTGGACGCTGGAAGATGGAGAATCCGATCTGACGCTTTCGCTGACGATGGTCCGCAAGGACGACCGGTGGGAGATCGAACTGGACGATCTGCATGTGTTGTAA